From the Nodularia sp. NIES-3585 genome, one window contains:
- a CDS encoding response regulator has protein sequence MSNTKIVIVEDEAIVAKDLRNRLQKFGYMVSAVASSGQEAINKALEMCPDLVLMDIRLKGQMDGIEAAHEIHKHLDIPIIYLTAYADEKTLDRAKVTEPFGYLLKPFKERELQINIEIALTKHKLEKQLKTHQQWLSTLLNSISDGVISSDFEDLVTFMNPVAESLTGWKQEDACGRSSSEVFNIAHGETHESVESPFKKVLRGETMVSLPAETVLIAKNGAEIPIDDSAAPIKDDQDRITGAVLIFRDVTERKQAMEARQKQVEQEQLVEQLAEINQLKNEFLNLLSHELRSPLSNMKVMIQMLQLSITPEEGQRYLEMLEVECDREMALINDLLDLQRLETEARPLITPDVLLLEQLIPWVIEPFQVRVQKHQQTLQLNLPSNLPSLFSDGTSLERILAELLNNACKYTPPGGKIILNIYYDSSEIPPKTIITVRNSLEIPTAELSRIFDKFYRVPNADIWNQGGTGLGLSIVQKLVEQLQGIIQVESSEGWTTFRLILTDLVVTIS, from the coding sequence ATGTCAAACACAAAAATTGTCATAGTAGAAGATGAAGCTATAGTTGCTAAAGATTTACGTAATCGGCTGCAAAAATTTGGTTATATGGTTTCTGCTGTTGCTTCTTCAGGACAGGAAGCAATTAATAAGGCTTTAGAAATGTGTCCTGATTTAGTGCTGATGGATATTAGATTGAAAGGGCAAATGGACGGTATAGAAGCCGCTCATGAAATTCATAAGCATTTAGATATTCCCATAATTTATCTGACAGCTTATGCGGATGAAAAAACTTTAGATAGGGCAAAAGTAACTGAGCCTTTTGGCTACTTACTGAAACCCTTTAAAGAAAGAGAGCTACAAATAAATATTGAAATAGCTCTGACTAAACATAAACTAGAGAAGCAATTAAAAACACATCAACAATGGTTATCTACGCTCTTGAATAGCATTAGCGATGGCGTAATTTCTAGCGACTTTGAAGACTTGGTAACTTTTATGAATCCTGTGGCTGAAAGTCTCACAGGCTGGAAACAAGAAGATGCTTGTGGGAGAAGTTCATCGGAAGTATTTAATATTGCTCATGGAGAAACTCACGAGTCGGTGGAAAGTCCATTCAAAAAAGTTCTGCGAGGAGAGACTATGGTTAGTTTACCAGCAGAAACTGTTCTGATTGCTAAAAATGGTGCAGAGATTCCCATTGATGACAGTGCTGCGCCAATTAAAGATGACCAAGATCGGATTACAGGCGCAGTATTAATTTTTCGAGACGTTACTGAGCGCAAACAGGCTATGGAGGCTCGTCAGAAGCAAGTTGAGCAGGAACAACTCGTAGAGCAACTTGCAGAAATAAATCAACTCAAAAATGAGTTTCTAAATTTACTTTCACACGAGTTGCGATCGCCTCTGAGTAATATGAAGGTGATGATTCAAATGTTACAATTGTCCATCACGCCTGAAGAAGGTCAGCGCTACTTGGAAATGTTGGAAGTGGAGTGCGATCGCGAAATGGCACTAATTAATGATTTACTAGACTTACAACGCTTAGAAACTGAAGCCCGGCCGTTGATTACACCAGATGTGTTGCTCTTAGAACAGTTGATACCTTGGGTAATTGAGCCGTTTCAAGTCCGTGTTCAAAAACATCAGCAAACTTTACAGTTAAATCTTCCCTCAAATCTTCCCTCACTATTTTCAGACGGTACTAGCTTAGAGCGAATTTTAGCAGAATTACTCAATAATGCTTGTAAATATACTCCGCCTGGGGGTAAAATTATCTTGAATATATATTATGATTCCTCCGAAATACCCCCCAAAACTATCATTACTGTGCGTAATTCCTTAGAAATTCCCACAGCCGAATTATCACGCATTTTTGATAAATTCTATCGCGTCCCCAATGCTGACATTTGGAATCAAGGTGGTACAGGATTAGGATTATCTATAGTGCAGAAGTTAGTTGAACAACTTCAAGGCATAATTCAAGTTGAAAGCAGCGAGGGTTGGACAACATTCAGGTTAATATTGACTGATTTAGTTGTTACTATCAGTTAG
- a CDS encoding PAS domain S-box protein, whose translation MHIISDSLTAFAYYSIPVMLVYFVRKRRDVPFGWIFLMFSTFIVACGTTHLMNVWTLWHPTYWLSGLIKAITAFVSVLTAIKMFPLIPKALSLPSPTQLAREIAERKRTEEVLRESEQRWQLALRGNNDGIWDWNVKTNEVFFSTRWKEMLGYEELDISHHLNEWMSRVHPDDRNMVITAVKNHFSRLTPFYTNEHRFLCKDGTYKWILDRGQALWDENGNVVRMVGSHTDITERKQTEEALSNLLEQLEIIVEQRTVELRKINDSLQAEITERQRIEKALRESEQQFRAAFHQAAVGIAHVGTNGQWLLVNQKLCDIVGYTSEELQLLNFQDITHPDDIDTDLNYVNQMLIGEIHNYSLEKRYFCKNGSIVWINITVSLMREPSGEPKYFISVIEDISDRKHSNEQIQASLLEKEVLLKEIYHRVKNNLQVISSLLNLQSAYIKDAEDMAIFQQSQQRIASMALVHEKMYQSPDLAKIRLSEYVQDLVSTLCTSYELNTDLIDIKIQVDDGIFLGLDTAIPCSLIIHELVSNSLKHAFAGDRTGEINIEIQNTSVNKITLIVRDNGIGLPSNFDFKNTASLGWELIDALSSQLSGDITINSDIGVEFQIDFPLV comes from the coding sequence TTGCATATTATTTCTGATTCGTTAACTGCCTTCGCCTACTATTCTATTCCGGTCATGCTGGTCTATTTTGTCCGCAAACGAAGAGATGTCCCCTTTGGTTGGATATTCTTGATGTTTAGCACATTTATTGTGGCTTGCGGTACAACTCATCTGATGAATGTGTGGACGCTTTGGCATCCTACTTATTGGCTATCGGGGTTAATCAAAGCTATCACGGCTTTTGTGTCTGTTTTGACAGCTATAAAAATGTTCCCATTAATACCTAAAGCACTGAGCTTACCTAGTCCTACCCAACTAGCAAGGGAAATAGCTGAACGCAAACGCACAGAAGAGGTGTTAAGAGAAAGTGAGCAACGCTGGCAGTTAGCTTTACGTGGTAATAATGATGGTATTTGGGATTGGAATGTGAAGACCAATGAGGTTTTTTTCTCGACTCGCTGGAAAGAAATGCTCGGTTATGAAGAACTCGATATTTCCCACCATTTAAATGAATGGATGAGCCGGGTGCATCCAGATGACCGCAATATGGTAATCACAGCAGTTAAAAATCATTTTTCTAGGCTAACACCGTTTTATACTAACGAGCATCGATTTTTATGTAAAGACGGTACTTATAAATGGATTTTGGATCGGGGTCAAGCGCTATGGGATGAAAATGGTAATGTAGTACGTATGGTAGGTTCACATACTGACATTACTGAGCGCAAGCAAACAGAGGAGGCTTTAAGCAATTTACTAGAGCAACTGGAAATTATTGTTGAACAACGGACAGTAGAGTTAAGAAAAATCAACGATTCACTACAAGCAGAAATCACTGAACGTCAGCGCATAGAGAAGGCATTAAGAGAAAGCGAACAGCAATTCCGGGCAGCATTTCATCAAGCTGCTGTTGGTATTGCTCATGTAGGTACAAATGGACAATGGCTATTGGTTAACCAGAAACTTTGCGATATTGTTGGGTACACATCCGAGGAACTACAGCTTCTAAATTTCCAGGATATTACTCACCCAGATGATATTGATACTGATCTCAATTATGTTAACCAAATGTTAATAGGTGAAATTCACAATTATTCGTTAGAAAAACGCTATTTCTGTAAGAACGGTTCCATTGTCTGGATTAATATTACAGTCTCTTTAATGCGCGAACCTTCTGGTGAACCAAAGTATTTTATTTCTGTGATCGAAGATATAAGCGATCGCAAGCACTCAAATGAACAGATACAAGCATCGCTTTTAGAAAAAGAGGTGCTGTTAAAAGAGATTTACCATCGAGTTAAAAACAACTTACAGGTGATTTCCAGTCTGCTCAATTTACAATCTGCATATATCAAAGATGCAGAAGATATGGCTATATTCCAGCAAAGTCAGCAGCGCATCGCATCCATGGCTTTAGTTCATGAAAAAATGTATCAATCACCAGATTTAGCTAAGATACGTTTAAGTGAATATGTCCAAGATTTAGTCTCTACTTTATGCACTTCCTACGAATTAAACACAGATTTAATTGACATAAAGATTCAGGTGGATGATGGCATTTTTCTGGGCTTAGATACAGCAATTCCTTGTAGTCTAATTATTCATGAACTTGTTTCTAATTCCTTAAAACACGCATTTGCTGGAGATAGAACAGGTGAAATTAACATTGAAATCCAAAATACTTCGGTAAATAAGATTACACTTATAGTTAGGGATAACGGGATTGGTTTACCATCAAATTTTGATTTTAAAAATACAGCGTCATTAGGCTGGGAGCTAATAGATGCTTTAAGCAGTCAACTCTCAGGAGATATCACTATTAATAGTGATATTGGAGTAGAATTTCAAATAGATTTTCCCCTAGTATAA
- a CDS encoding SDR family oxidoreductase produces MLTALITGASSGIGKAFAQELAARKTNLVLVSRSEEKLNQLAKQLQDKYKIQVDVIVKDLTEPDAPAAVFDTTVTKKLTIDLLINNAGFGDYGDFAESDRERQIKIVQLNVLALVDLTHKFLPLMRQRHSGGIINVSSITAFQPIPYLSVYAASKAFILSFSEALWAENRPYGVRVLATCPGPIETNFFVEAKFPSSLTGNTAKAYSSEEVVRESLKALANCQPTLVLGDIKTQIRSTLARLVPRKILLNMLARHFKT; encoded by the coding sequence ATGCTAACTGCTTTAATAACTGGTGCATCTAGTGGTATAGGTAAAGCCTTTGCTCAGGAATTGGCTGCACGCAAGACAAACCTTGTTTTAGTTTCGCGTTCTGAAGAAAAACTTAATCAACTAGCAAAACAACTACAAGATAAATACAAAATTCAAGTAGATGTTATAGTTAAAGACCTGACAGAGCCTGATGCACCTGCCGCTGTATTTGATACTACTGTAACCAAAAAACTAACTATTGATTTATTAATTAATAATGCTGGTTTTGGTGACTATGGTGATTTTGCCGAAAGCGACAGAGAACGGCAAATAAAAATTGTCCAGCTTAACGTTTTGGCATTGGTAGATTTAACCCATAAATTTCTGCCTCTCATGCGGCAACGTCATTCAGGAGGCATTATTAACGTATCTTCAATTACAGCATTTCAACCAATACCATATCTTTCTGTGTATGCTGCTAGTAAAGCTTTTATTCTTAGTTTTAGTGAAGCACTTTGGGCAGAAAATCGTCCCTATGGTGTGCGGGTTCTAGCTACTTGTCCAGGTCCCATAGAAACAAACTTTTTTGTAGAAGCTAAGTTTCCTTCTAGTTTAACAGGCAATACAGCTAAGGCTTATTCTTCAGAGGAAGTTGTGCGTGAATCATTAAAAGCTTTAGCGAATTGTCAACCAACACTGGTTCTGGGTGATATTAAAACTCAAATTAGAAGTACATTGGCTCGATTAGTACCACGAAAAATTCTGTTGAATATGTTAGCCAGACATTTTAAAACTTAA
- a CDS encoding DNA cytosine methyltransferase — translation MIKPACNPGSRVRYRANIKLSKEQDEELNSSSSIVSETTSLHGALTASRNDVRVVELFAGAGGMGIGFLMAGEQKKGFRIINSAEINPIYLKSLETNYKYFSNNSNNRIEDCIPYDFTPIDLTKKQDCQLVHEAVKKADGVDIVIGGTPCQGFSQSNRSNWNAKNTYNQLVEYFIQCSLELAPKAILLENVQGILWTPRSNKSKNPANLTVIDYIERKFTDAGYVLFPAILDAAWYGVPQHRNRFFLLALHKDLGYTVDHFGEWGAFPLPTHGAIGRNNYVTIKEAIADLPMVENGENRVIQEYKESTYEELKANPFLQQMRQMATPNIIEGHIVSRQKDYVIERYKNIPAGGNWKNIRHLMTNYSDIENTHSNIYRRLRWDEPSITIGNYRKSMIIHPDQNRGLSLREATRLQSLPDWFTFCGSTDNSKNTGLMHKQQQLANTVSFLLTLAIAKHILKL, via the coding sequence ATGATAAAGCCAGCTTGTAATCCAGGTTCCAGGGTTCGTTACAGAGCAAATATTAAATTATCTAAAGAACAAGATGAAGAGCTTAATAGTTCTTCATCTATTGTGTCTGAAACTACTTCTTTACATGGTGCGCTTACAGCATCAAGGAATGATGTGCGTGTCGTGGAGCTTTTTGCTGGAGCAGGCGGAATGGGTATTGGATTTCTAATGGCTGGTGAGCAAAAAAAAGGGTTTAGAATTATTAATTCTGCTGAAATTAACCCAATATATTTAAAAAGTCTTGAAACTAATTATAAATATTTTTCTAATAACTCCAATAATCGCATTGAAGACTGTATTCCTTATGATTTTACCCCTATAGATTTAACTAAAAAACAGGATTGCCAACTTGTACATGAAGCTGTCAAAAAGGCAGATGGTGTAGATATTGTAATTGGTGGAACTCCCTGTCAAGGGTTTTCACAATCAAATAGAAGTAATTGGAATGCCAAGAACACTTATAATCAACTCGTTGAATATTTTATTCAATGTTCTTTAGAACTAGCACCGAAAGCAATTCTTTTGGAAAATGTCCAAGGTATTTTATGGACACCTCGTTCTAATAAAAGCAAAAATCCAGCTAATTTGACGGTAATTGACTATATTGAAAGGAAGTTTACAGATGCTGGTTATGTCCTCTTTCCAGCAATTTTAGATGCAGCTTGGTATGGAGTCCCACAACACCGTAATAGATTTTTTTTATTAGCATTGCACAAAGATTTAGGCTATACAGTCGATCATTTTGGCGAATGGGGGGCATTTCCGTTACCTACACATGGAGCAATAGGGAGAAATAACTATGTAACAATCAAAGAGGCAATTGCTGATCTACCTATGGTAGAAAATGGTGAGAATCGAGTTATTCAGGAATATAAGGAATCAACTTATGAAGAATTAAAAGCAAACCCATTTTTGCAGCAAATGCGCCAAATGGCAACTCCTAATATTATCGAAGGTCACATTGTTTCACGACAAAAAGATTATGTAATTGAAAGATATAAAAATATTCCTGCTGGTGGAAACTGGAAGAATATTAGACATCTGATGACTAACTATTCTGATATAGAGAATACTCACAGTAATATCTACAGACGTTTAAGGTGGGATGAACCTTCAATCACAATTGGTAATTACCGTAAAAGCATGATAATTCATCCAGACCAAAATAGAGGATTATCTCTGCGAGAAGCTACTCGTCTACAGTCTCTTCCTGACTGGTTTACGTTCTGTGGCTCTACAGATAATTCTAAAAATACAGGCTTAATGCACAAACAACAGCAATTAGCTAATACCGTTAGTTTTCTTTTGACACTAGCAATAGCTAAACACATACTTAAACTCTAG
- a CDS encoding Z1 domain-containing protein, whose translation MAQINNLQGDNITNLREYLHDEENISYADFDTILHTASEVIQGCQEPTENGAVKGLIYGHIQSGKTSVILTTMALAADNGFNNFIVMTSDLNDIYEQTLERIKGALDSFIVFGKTEIKQNSITTPCLPLALVSSKNPRKLRDVLNIVQLSNWQNEPVIIIDDEADQASLDTNINNQNRPTSAVNRAIVDLRNYLNSHTYLQTTATPQSLLLQDSQSPFRPDFVVVTTPGTGYVGGNYFFDNNNFSDSDHIRQVPDIDLNRLRTSNRIPDTLIQSMLVFFLGSAVLRIQGNQKKYTYLLHTSFRQADHHLAAVLVDNFKNQLTNELRQNTNNPINGVSSGLITQLQNAYNNLQQTFGNIPAFNAVLTETAKRITSTEVIEINSVTGEGIRPLTRKHTLYIGGTKLGRGVTVKNLLVTYYGRDAQQPQMDTVLQHARMYGYRRNELPAIRIYLPIRLAQRFVDIHESDNLVREQCRLTHLPIQVIPLMSRGIRATRRNVLNENTVNLITYQGGRQYFPQLPISDSNILGNQTQELDNLLSIAKYPDIKRSYTVTIDDLLEILNFQYGTPDASGAWKDDLIRQAITTLGNQPIYQNTGTLVIVNLNSNLKKSESRNYTQLGSVLPGDAGRIPYGVDPRYPALLMTRLRGDVDPQGGWHGVPFWVPVIRFPDGNYAFSVNES comes from the coding sequence ATGGCACAGATAAACAATCTGCAAGGAGATAATATTACTAACCTTCGGGAGTATTTACATGATGAAGAAAATATTTCTTATGCTGATTTTGATACAATTCTTCACACCGCATCTGAAGTAATACAAGGATGTCAAGAACCTACAGAAAATGGCGCTGTGAAGGGATTGATTTATGGTCATATACAGAGTGGAAAAACTTCTGTTATCCTGACAACGATGGCTTTAGCAGCAGATAATGGCTTCAATAACTTTATAGTGATGACATCTGATTTAAATGATATTTATGAACAAACCCTTGAAAGAATCAAAGGAGCGTTAGATAGTTTTATAGTTTTTGGTAAGACAGAAATCAAACAAAATTCAATAACTACTCCCTGTTTACCACTAGCCTTAGTTAGTTCTAAAAATCCGCGTAAATTAAGAGATGTTTTAAATATCGTTCAGCTATCTAACTGGCAAAACGAACCAGTCATTATTATTGATGATGAGGCAGATCAAGCTAGTTTAGACACTAATATTAATAATCAAAACAGACCTACAAGTGCAGTAAATCGAGCAATTGTTGATTTAAGAAATTATCTTAATTCTCATACTTATCTGCAAACTACAGCTACTCCTCAATCACTACTATTACAAGATAGTCAAAGCCCTTTCAGACCAGATTTTGTTGTTGTCACTACACCAGGGACAGGTTACGTTGGTGGAAACTACTTTTTTGATAACAATAACTTTAGTGATTCTGATCATATTCGTCAAGTGCCTGATATTGATCTTAATAGATTGAGAACTAGCAACCGCATTCCTGATACTCTTATACAGTCAATGTTAGTATTTTTCCTGGGTTCAGCAGTTTTGAGAATACAGGGAAATCAAAAAAAATATACCTATCTACTCCATACTAGTTTTAGACAGGCAGATCATCATTTAGCCGCAGTATTAGTTGATAATTTTAAGAATCAATTGACAAACGAGCTTAGACAAAATACTAATAACCCAATAAATGGCGTGTCTTCTGGACTCATAACACAATTACAAAATGCCTACAATAATTTACAACAAACTTTCGGAAATATTCCAGCATTTAATGCAGTATTAACAGAAACAGCAAAACGCATTACCTCTACAGAAGTCATAGAAATTAACTCTGTTACAGGAGAAGGAATTAGACCTTTAACACGAAAACATACCCTTTATATAGGTGGTACAAAACTAGGTCGTGGTGTCACTGTCAAGAATCTTCTAGTTACTTACTATGGTAGAGATGCTCAACAACCACAGATGGATACAGTTTTGCAACACGCAAGAATGTATGGATATCGTAGAAATGAATTACCCGCTATTCGTATTTACTTACCAATTCGTTTAGCGCAAAGATTTGTTGACATTCATGAGAGTGATAATTTAGTTAGAGAACAGTGCAGATTAACTCACTTACCTATTCAAGTTATTCCTTTAATGTCAAGAGGAATTAGGGCAACTCGCCGTAATGTCTTAAATGAGAATACTGTGAATCTTATAACTTATCAAGGTGGAAGGCAGTATTTTCCTCAGTTACCAATATCAGATTCTAATATTTTGGGTAATCAAACGCAAGAACTTGATAATTTGCTGTCTATAGCCAAATATCCAGATATAAAGCGTTCATATACAGTAACAATTGATGACCTTTTAGAGATTCTCAATTTTCAGTACGGCACACCTGACGCAAGCGGTGCATGGAAAGATGATTTGATCAGGCAAGCCATTACTACTCTGGGAAATCAGCCAATATACCAAAACACAGGTACGTTAGTGATTGTTAATTTAAATTCTAATCTCAAGAAAAGCGAGAGTAGAAACTATACTCAACTTGGCAGCGTTTTACCTGGTGATGCGGGAAGAATACCTTATGGAGTCGATCCCAGATATCCAGCGTTATTAATGACTCGATTAAGAGGTGACGTTGACCCTCAAGGTGGTTGGCATGGAGTCCCGTTCTGGGTTCCAGTTATCAGATTTCCAGATGGTAACTACGCATTCTCTGTCAATGAAAGCTGA
- a CDS encoding Tex family protein, whose translation MLNIPQLLATELDLKPHQIQNALELLAEGATVPFIARYRKERTGEMNEVQLRDLFERYAYLTELAERKSVILNAIAEQGKLTDELKAKISACLQKTELEDLYLPYRPKRRTRATIAREKGLEPLANFIKSLNVPNPATASLEEEAAKYISETQGVKTSQEALKGAADILAEEVAEKAELRAYLRDYLLAEGVFVSHIKKDHPEGTTKFEMYRNYQIRVRNIAPHNLLALCRGEAEGVLNYEVAFDEDLVLSYLESKEIKAKVRIIRDFYQVMLKDAFNRLMKTSIIGEVISQKKTYSDMESIKTFEANLRELLLSAPAGMKPTLAIDPGFRTGCKVAVLDQTGQFLEYQAVFPHQAAEQRAKAAQTVKNLIEKYQISLIAIGNGTASRETDEFVAQILQDIDRKPVKVMVNESGASIYSASKVALEEFPHLDITVRGAISIGRRLQDPLAELVKIDPKSIGVGQYQHDVDQKLLKKKLDETVESCVNYVGVDLNTASKELLTFVSGITATVANNIFAYRNEHGVFKNRRQLLKVAKLGPKAFEQAAGFLRIRGGDNPLDNTAVHPESYTLVQAIAADLDVSLNQVTEIAAKLKKTNLKKYVTDSIGEPTLRDIISELDKPGRDPRAEFKYATFREGITEISDLQVGMELEGIVTNVANFGAFVDIGVHQDGLVHISQLADRFVDDPQKIVKVGQVVKIRVLEINEKLKRISLSIKAVKQ comes from the coding sequence ATGCTGAATATTCCTCAACTACTGGCGACTGAATTAGACCTCAAACCCCATCAAATCCAAAACGCGTTGGAACTTTTAGCCGAAGGTGCGACGGTTCCCTTTATTGCACGTTACCGCAAAGAGCGCACTGGGGAAATGAATGAAGTCCAACTGCGTGACCTATTTGAGCGCTATGCTTATTTAACAGAATTGGCTGAACGGAAATCGGTAATTTTAAATGCGATCGCGGAACAAGGTAAACTCACAGATGAACTCAAAGCCAAAATTTCAGCCTGTTTACAAAAAACCGAACTGGAAGATTTATATCTCCCCTATCGACCAAAACGCCGCACCCGCGCCACCATAGCTAGAGAAAAAGGTTTAGAACCTTTAGCCAATTTCATCAAGTCGCTAAATGTCCCCAATCCTGCAACAGCTTCACTCGAAGAGGAAGCAGCCAAGTATATTTCTGAGACTCAGGGAGTTAAAACATCACAGGAAGCGCTCAAAGGTGCTGCTGATATTTTAGCAGAAGAGGTGGCAGAAAAAGCCGAGTTACGTGCATATCTGCGTGACTATTTGTTAGCCGAGGGGGTATTTGTCTCTCACATCAAAAAGGATCATCCCGAAGGGACAACCAAGTTTGAGATGTACCGCAACTATCAAATTCGGGTGAGAAATATTGCACCTCATAATCTGCTGGCGTTGTGTCGCGGTGAAGCTGAGGGAGTCTTAAACTATGAAGTTGCTTTTGATGAAGATTTGGTACTTTCTTATCTGGAATCAAAGGAAATTAAGGCTAAAGTTCGGATAATTCGCGATTTTTACCAAGTGATGCTCAAAGACGCATTTAATCGGCTGATGAAAACTTCCATTATCGGTGAGGTGATTTCTCAGAAAAAAACATACTCTGATATGGAATCAATTAAAACCTTTGAAGCAAATCTGCGAGAATTACTCTTGTCTGCACCAGCCGGAATGAAGCCGACACTGGCTATAGACCCAGGGTTTAGAACTGGGTGTAAAGTTGCGGTACTCGACCAAACCGGACAATTTTTAGAATATCAAGCGGTTTTTCCGCACCAAGCGGCTGAACAACGCGCCAAAGCTGCACAAACTGTTAAAAATTTGATTGAAAAATATCAGATTTCCTTAATTGCAATTGGTAACGGTACAGCTTCCCGTGAGACAGATGAGTTTGTAGCGCAGATATTACAAGATATCGACCGGAAACCTGTTAAAGTCATGGTAAATGAGTCTGGCGCATCGATATATTCTGCGAGTAAAGTGGCGTTAGAAGAGTTTCCCCATTTAGATATTACCGTGCGTGGTGCGATTAGTATCGGTCGCCGTTTGCAAGATCCTCTGGCGGAACTGGTGAAAATTGACCCGAAATCTATCGGTGTGGGACAATATCAGCATGATGTAGATCAAAAGTTGCTGAAAAAGAAACTAGACGAGACTGTAGAAAGTTGCGTGAATTACGTCGGTGTGGACTTAAACACGGCTTCTAAGGAACTTTTGACCTTTGTTTCCGGAATTACCGCTACGGTCGCTAATAACATTTTTGCTTATCGCAATGAGCATGGAGTCTTTAAGAATCGCCGACAACTGTTAAAAGTGGCTAAATTGGGACCAAAGGCGTTTGAACAAGCTGCGGGTTTTCTGCGAATTCGTGGCGGTGATAACCCCTTAGATAATACAGCAGTGCATCCAGAAAGTTATACTCTTGTGCAAGCGATCGCAGCTGATTTAGATGTATCCTTAAATCAAGTCACCGAAATAGCCGCAAAACTCAAAAAAACCAACCTAAAAAAATACGTCACTGATAGTATAGGCGAACCCACACTGCGCGATATCATCAGCGAACTAGACAAACCAGGAAGAGACCCCCGTGCAGAATTTAAATACGCCACATTTAGAGAAGGAATCACAGAAATTAGCGATTTACAGGTAGGAATGGAATTAGAAGGAATTGTCACAAACGTAGCTAACTTTGGTGCATTTGTTGATATTGGCGTACATCAAGATGGCTTAGTACATATATCCCAACTAGCTGACAGATTCGTAGATGATCCGCAGAAAATTGTCAAAGTAGGACAAGTTGTAAAAATTCGGGTATTGGAAATTAACGAGAAATTAAAACGGATTAGTTTGTCAATAAAAGCCGTAAAACAATAA
- a CDS encoding phage holin family protein produces MWATFLTAIATALSLLIVDLVVPGVNIANFPAAMIAALVIGLINGSVKPVLSALSLPLNLVTLGAFSLIVNGFCFWLAAVLVPGFAVRGLIAFILGPVILSFASTFINNYFAAKNPVLSSSGDVNTSGELPSR; encoded by the coding sequence ATGTGGGCAACATTTTTAACTGCCATAGCTACAGCATTGAGCTTATTAATTGTCGATTTAGTTGTACCCGGTGTCAACATTGCTAATTTCCCAGCAGCCATGATTGCGGCTTTAGTAATTGGTTTGATTAATGGTTCAGTTAAACCAGTGCTATCTGCGCTATCTTTACCGCTTAACCTCGTCACATTAGGGGCATTTTCGTTAATAGTTAACGGGTTTTGTTTCTGGTTAGCAGCAGTGCTGGTTCCTGGGTTCGCAGTTCGTGGACTTATCGCGTTTATCTTAGGTCCAGTGATTCTATCTTTTGCTAGCACCTTCATTAACAATTATTTTGCCGCAAAAAATCCTGTTTTAAGCAGCAGTGGCGATGTAAATACTTCAGGCGAACTACCATCTAGATAA
- a CDS encoding YqaE/Pmp3 family membrane protein has translation MKIVRLLLGLVLPPLGVFLTVGAGPTLLINILLTLLGWLPGSIHAVWVIAKHEEQINSERSSY, from the coding sequence ATGAAAATAGTTCGTTTACTTTTAGGCTTAGTATTGCCTCCTTTAGGTGTTTTTCTCACAGTGGGTGCTGGACCAACTTTGTTGATTAACATTTTACTGACACTTTTAGGTTGGCTTCCCGGTAGCATCCACGCGGTTTGGGTGATTGCTAAACATGAAGAACAAATAAATTCAGAAAGAAGTAGTTACTAA